In a genomic window of Alteromonas gilva:
- a CDS encoding TRAP transporter substrate-binding protein, producing MYNFINLMAVLCLSGLLLLSSAAYSQSEQSPKILRIASWGPPQHFLSQSRSAWIDAVNARAGGRIKIIDYPGGQLYGPKDMHRAVSRGLIDMGVILQPRLMATVPLLQGVYLPFAFDSMEQAAKAYSGESLAIIDQAMREKNLQLIYPSFSGGVDIFSSRGLINTPADMKNLRILATSPMFTDLLLRLEAAPDTSIAQSEQYMALKRGVADATINGIVTGYFQRNHEVARYVTKANMSFPTVLLTVNLDVWNALPEDIRTIMMEEGEKQKAYSLAASAAMEARFTNAIAEQGGIFKAMPAATRQQLQTVSSGVWHAWAEQNGPQARRLLQLNLPQPEQAVE from the coding sequence ATGTATAATTTTATTAATCTTATGGCAGTCTTGTGTTTGTCTGGCCTGCTGCTGTTATCCTCGGCGGCTTACAGCCAGTCAGAGCAGTCACCAAAGATATTACGCATCGCATCATGGGGTCCGCCTCAGCATTTTTTGTCTCAGTCGCGCAGTGCCTGGATTGACGCCGTTAACGCGCGTGCCGGCGGCAGAATAAAAATTATTGATTACCCCGGAGGGCAACTCTACGGCCCTAAGGATATGCACCGGGCTGTGTCGCGGGGCTTAATTGATATGGGCGTTATCCTGCAACCCCGGCTTATGGCAACGGTACCGCTGTTGCAGGGCGTGTATCTGCCTTTTGCCTTCGACTCCATGGAGCAGGCCGCCAAGGCTTACAGCGGTGAATCGCTGGCGATCATCGACCAGGCCATGCGAGAGAAGAATCTGCAGCTCATTTACCCTAGTTTTAGCGGCGGTGTGGATATTTTTAGCTCCCGTGGGTTAATAAATACGCCAGCCGATATGAAAAACCTGCGCATTTTAGCCACCAGCCCCATGTTTACCGATCTGCTACTAAGATTAGAGGCTGCGCCTGATACCTCGATAGCTCAGAGCGAACAATACATGGCCCTGAAGCGCGGCGTAGCCGACGCCACTATTAACGGCATCGTCACCGGGTATTTCCAGCGCAATCACGAAGTCGCCCGCTATGTAACGAAAGCCAACATGAGCTTTCCCACTGTGTTACTGACTGTCAACCTGGACGTGTGGAACGCCTTACCTGAGGATATTCGAACCATCATGATGGAAGAAGGCGAAAAACAAAAAGCCTATTCACTCGCCGCTTCAGCCGCCATGGAAGCACGCTTTACCAACGCCATCGCAGAACAAGGCGGTATTTTTAAGGCCATGCCAGCCGCCACTCGCCAACAGCTCCAAACGGTAAGTAGTGGCGTGTGGCACGCCTGGGCCGAACAAAACGGCCCCCAGGCCCGTCGACTGCTACAACTTAATCTGCCTCAACCCGAACAAGCTGTGGAGTAG
- a CDS encoding TRAP transporter small permease — MRTHRFAFQYAIDALCKAGAWLAAICLFVLALVVFYEVFIRYTTGHSSSWIKEFSVYLMMAVGFLAAAYALQLNSHFAITFFVDRLSPTNRRRMQISTHLVGFCYALIFVVKGVDMVSFVYAIGDTSTGLLQTPLWLPASLVPISGVLLCLQFLNLCIDSFTQEHM, encoded by the coding sequence ATGCGAACTCATCGTTTTGCCTTTCAATACGCCATTGATGCCCTATGTAAAGCCGGTGCATGGTTAGCTGCCATTTGCCTTTTTGTGTTGGCGTTAGTGGTGTTCTATGAAGTGTTTATTCGCTACACCACCGGCCATTCCAGCAGTTGGATCAAAGAGTTTTCGGTGTATCTGATGATGGCAGTCGGCTTTCTGGCAGCGGCCTATGCGCTGCAACTGAACAGTCACTTTGCGATTACTTTTTTTGTCGACAGGCTCAGCCCGACCAACCGCCGGCGAATGCAGATAAGTACTCATCTCGTGGGTTTTTGCTATGCACTGATATTCGTGGTGAAGGGCGTCGATATGGTTAGCTTTGTGTATGCCATCGGCGATACCAGCACCGGATTATTACAAACCCCACTCTGGTTACCCGCCAGTCTCGTGCCGATCAGCGGCGTGTTACTGTGTTTGCAGTTTCTCAACCTCTGCATTGATAGCTTCACACAGGAGCACATGTAA
- a CDS encoding TRAP transporter large permease: protein MDGLMIFLGMLVFMLVLLSGLPVAFGLGFLAILLLSAYVGPDIATDIAVEKAYAAIDSDILVAIPLFILAAQLISATGMGKRLFDAAGVFLWRLRGGLGVATIGSSGIFSAMTGSSFVSSSTMGLIAIPELRKAGYGEAKIASAITAGGTLGSMIPPSIVMIVYGYLTDESISKLFMAGVLPGLLLIALYSLFMIYTGHAEHTKPSEKPSQRKRHAVKEAFWGIMAPVLILGGIYLGIFTASEAAAVAVVYCLIIGFFVYRTLNIKTLWEQLMAAAVTSAMVTMIIIGGAILGHSVIFGRIPQEVLSAIIALDISPIALLIIINLVLFVLGMFLEVLALMYLVIPLLIPVIAHMGWDNIWIAVMLLINVNLALITPPMGGVLYVVSHIGNMPLGTVMNGALMPIGSLLLVLALTLLFPGLALWLPGLTG, encoded by the coding sequence ATGGATGGCTTAATGATCTTCCTTGGTATGCTGGTATTTATGCTGGTACTGCTGAGCGGCCTGCCGGTTGCTTTTGGTTTGGGCTTTCTGGCTATCTTACTGCTCAGTGCTTATGTGGGCCCTGATATTGCTACCGATATTGCCGTCGAAAAGGCCTATGCCGCGATTGACTCAGACATTCTGGTGGCCATTCCCCTGTTTATACTCGCTGCCCAGTTGATATCGGCCACCGGCATGGGCAAACGCCTGTTCGATGCCGCCGGAGTATTTTTATGGCGCCTTCGGGGTGGTCTGGGCGTAGCCACCATTGGCAGCAGCGGTATTTTTTCGGCCATGACCGGCTCCAGCTTTGTGTCGTCATCAACCATGGGGCTTATCGCTATACCGGAGCTGCGTAAAGCTGGCTACGGCGAAGCCAAGATTGCCTCGGCCATAACGGCTGGCGGCACGTTAGGCAGTATGATCCCGCCCAGCATTGTGATGATTGTTTATGGATACCTTACCGATGAGTCTATCAGCAAACTGTTTATGGCGGGTGTGCTGCCAGGGTTATTGCTGATCGCATTGTATTCGTTATTTATGATCTACACCGGTCATGCCGAGCACACCAAGCCCAGTGAAAAACCCTCACAACGCAAACGCCACGCCGTCAAAGAAGCGTTCTGGGGCATCATGGCACCGGTGCTGATTCTTGGTGGCATATACTTAGGTATTTTTACCGCCTCAGAAGCCGCAGCCGTAGCAGTGGTGTACTGCCTGATTATTGGTTTTTTTGTGTACCGCACGCTGAATATCAAAACGCTGTGGGAGCAACTGATGGCCGCGGCGGTAACCTCCGCCATGGTGACCATGATCATTATTGGCGGCGCTATCTTAGGCCACAGCGTGATTTTTGGCCGCATACCACAGGAAGTGCTGAGCGCCATTATTGCGCTGGATATCTCGCCTATCGCATTGCTGATTATCATTAATCTGGTGCTTTTTGTGTTGGGCATGTTTTTAGAAGTGCTGGCGCTGATGTACCTGGTGATCCCGTTACTGATACCAGTGATCGCGCACATGGGCTGGGATAACATTTGGATCGCGGTGATGCTGTTAATCAATGTCAACCTGGCGCTTATCACGCCCCCTATGGGCGGCGTACTCTATGTGGTTTCACATATTGGTAATATGCCCCTGGGCACCGTTATGAACGGCGCGCTAATGCCTATAGGCTCGCTGCTGCTGGTACTCGCCCTCACCCTGCTGTTTCCGGGTTTGGCACTATGGCTCCCCGGCCTGACCGGCTAA